GTCGCTCAACCCTGGGTTTTCCTGTTTTATGGCCTTGCCGCCATCTTCTGGTGTCTGGTCATGCCATTCTGGTTGCGCAACAAATGGGCGCTTCAGGGAGGCGTGGTCGGCTTGCTGGTTGGTGCTGTCGTGTTGTTGCCGACATGGCTGGCCATGGTCCAGTTACGCATTCTCGGCCCGGCGGTTTTGTTGGCGATCTTTGCCGTTGTCTGGATGGCTGATATCGCTGCTTATTTTTCAGGCAAGGCTTTCGGCAAGCACAAGCTGGCACCTACCATCAGTCCGGGAAAAACCTGGGAAGGGGCAGTGGGGGCTGCTGTTGGCGTCGTGATCTACGGTCTGGTCGTTCGTGCTGCTTTTTCGCTGGAATCGCCGGCTTTGCCTCTGTGGGTTCTGCTCCTCCTCGGCGTTACCGCGATCAGCATCATTGGCGACCTGTATGAATCGCTGCTCAAGCGCAAGGCTGGCATCAAGGACAGTAGCAATGTTTTGCCAGGCCATGGTGGCGTGCTTGACCGGATCGACAGCCTGACTTCAACGTTGCCGGTAGTTGCAT
The sequence above is drawn from the Dechloromonas sp. TW-R-39-2 genome and encodes:
- a CDS encoding phosphatidate cytidylyltransferase, producing the protein MLKTRVITALALMALLLPSIFMLPQADWALLVAAFIGVAAWEWGALLGWQESARRTLGVATALICAAVSFAFPGAMGVGATVDVAQPWVFLFYGLAAIFWCLVMPFWLRNKWALQGGVVGLLVGAVVLLPTWLAMVQLRILGPAVLLAIFAVVWMADIAAYFSGKAFGKHKLAPTISPGKTWEGAVGAAVGVVIYGLVVRAAFSLESPALPLWVLLLLGVTAISIIGDLYESLLKRKAGIKDSSNVLPGHGGVLDRIDSLTSTLPVVALLWLLISHGAS